Part of the Deltaproteobacteria bacterium genome is shown below.
AACATCCGTGCATGCCACTGCGCTATGCCGCGCCGTTGATCCAGCAGTCGCTCCACGATGACCGCGTGATGGCCTTCCTCTGTGGGCCGCGCCAAGTCGGCAAGACGACGCTCGCGAAGGCCTTGCTCCGCACCGCAGCTGCCTATTTCAATTGGGACATCGCGACCGATCGACAGCGCATCATGGCCAACCCCGAACGCTTCTGGGAAATGGAAGCCGGCCCCGGTCAGCGCATCGTACTCGACGAGATTCACAAATATCCGCGTTGGAAGCGTTTTCTCAAGGGGTTGTTCGATGCCGTCGCTCCAGAGATCGAGATCCTCGTGACCGGCAGCGGTCGGCTGGATGTCTACCAACGTGGCGGAGATTCCCTCGCCGGCCGTTACCATCTGATCCACCTCTATCCTTTCACGGTCGGAGAGCTTCTGCGCGCGGATCGTCAGAGTCTCCGCACTCCGGACGAGGCCTTCCGGGCCATCTTCGACCATGCCCCACCAGCCGGCAACACGGCTGCCCTGAACCAGATCGATCGTTTCAGCGGCTTCCCCGCCCCCCTCTTCGCCGCCACGGAGACCCGATTGCGTCGGTGGCGCCAGACCTATCGACAGGTCGTCGTGCGCGAGGACCTCCGTGATCTGACCCGCATCCGTGAACTGGGCCTGGTCGATCAACTGATGCTGCTTCTACCCCATCGAGTCGGCGCCCCTCTCTCCATCAATGCACTCCGCGAAGAGCTGGCGGTCGCCTTCACGACCGTTCAGTCGTGGTTACTCGCCCTCGCGCGGCTCTACGTGTTGTTCGAATTGCGCCCCTTCGCCGGCAAGCTCGCCCGCACGCTCCGGCGGGAGGGGAAGATTTACCTCTTCGATCACACCCTCCTCGAAGATCCCGGCGCACGGTTCGAGAATCTCACGGCCCTCCATTTGGCCAAGGCCTGCGCGGCCTGGACCGACGCCGGATTTGGTGAGTTCACCCTCCACTACGTGCGCGACAAGGAACAGCGCGAGGTCGACTTCCTCATTTGTGAGGCGCGCCGTCCGTACGCCCTCATCGAATGCAAGCTGAACGATGCCGCGCCATCCCCCCATCTTCGGTATTTTCACGAACGGTTGCGCCCGAAATACGCCCTCCAACTCCTTCGCCAACATGCCACCCCGAACTTCCTCAGCCACCGGAAGCCCCTGTGGCTCTGCACCGCCGCCCGCTGCTTCGCCCAGTTGCCGTAGTACCAGTGGAGATTGGTCATGAAGATCGTAGGCATGGATGGCCGCGTGGCGTGAGAGGGTGAGTGATTTTTCTGATGCAGCGCCGCGATTTTTCCGGCATAACGCCGACGATGCAGATCCATTTCCTTGGCACCAACGGGTGGTTTAATGCGGAGACCGGAGAAACGTCCTGCGTGCTGGTCGACGCGCAAGAAGCGTATGTCATCTTCGATGCCGGCAACGGACTCCGTAAATTAGAGCGGCATATTACCGATCCGGCGAAACCGATCTATCTCTGCCTCAGCCATTTTCATCTCGATCACGTCTACGGCCTGCATATGTTGCCGAAGTTCCGCTTTCCGCAAGGGATCACGATCCTCGGCCAGCCGGGGACGGAGCGGACATTGCGTTCGCTGCTCGGCAAACCGTGGACCGCGCCGCTGGAACGGCTCCCGACCGCCGTCCGCTTCCAAGAAGTCGGCGAAGGCAATTACACCGCACCGTTTCCGCTGGTGGTGCGATTCCTGGTCCACTCCGACCCGTGCATCGGATTCCGCGTGACGCTGGAAGGGAAGACGATCACGTATTGCACCGACACCGGCACCTGCGAACAGCTCAGCGTGTTGGGGCACAACGCCGACTGTTTCATCACTGAATGCTCGTGGCGGGTGCCGCAACAGCAACCGGGCTGGCCGCATTTGGCCCCGGAAGATGCCGCCGCTGCGGCCCGCGCGGCCAACGCGCGCCAACTGGCGCTGGTCCACTTCGAAGGCTACACCTATCCCACGCTGGAAGCGCGCACCGAGGCCGAAACACGCGCGCGCGCGATTTTCCCCGCCACCCGCGCGATGCACGACGATGACGTGATTACGTTGTAACGGCAGTGTTCCCCAACAACCGTTCGATGAAGGCGGCTGGTGTGAACGGCGCGAGGGATTCGATCTGTTCGCCGGAGCCGAT
Proteins encoded:
- a CDS encoding ribonuclease Z; the protein is MQIHFLGTNGWFNAETGETSCVLVDAQEAYVIFDAGNGLRKLERHITDPAKPIYLCLSHFHLDHVYGLHMLPKFRFPQGITILGQPGTERTLRSLLGKPWTAPLERLPTAVRFQEVGEGNYTAPFPLVVRFLVHSDPCIGFRVTLEGKTITYCTDTGTCEQLSVLGHNADCFITECSWRVPQQQPGWPHLAPEDAAAAARAANARQLALVHFEGYTYPTLEARTEAETRARAIFPATRAMHDDDVITL
- a CDS encoding ATP-binding protein, which translates into the protein MPLRYAAPLIQQSLHDDRVMAFLCGPRQVGKTTLAKALLRTAAAYFNWDIATDRQRIMANPERFWEMEAGPGQRIVLDEIHKYPRWKRFLKGLFDAVAPEIEILVTGSGRLDVYQRGGDSLAGRYHLIHLYPFTVGELLRADRQSLRTPDEAFRAIFDHAPPAGNTAALNQIDRFSGFPAPLFAATETRLRRWRQTYRQVVVREDLRDLTRIRELGLVDQLMLLLPHRVGAPLSINALREELAVAFTTVQSWLLALARLYVLFELRPFAGKLARTLRREGKIYLFDHTLLEDPGARFENLTALHLAKACAAWTDAGFGEFTLHYVRDKEQREVDFLICEARRPYALIECKLNDAAPSPHLRYFHERLRPKYALQLLRQHATPNFLSHRKPLWLCTAARCFAQLP